The following are encoded in a window of Phaseolus vulgaris cultivar G19833 chromosome 3, P. vulgaris v2.0, whole genome shotgun sequence genomic DNA:
- the LOC137806934 gene encoding histidine-containing phosphotransfer protein 1-like produces MEVDQMQRQYLNYTNSLFSEGFLDGQFLQLQQLQDENNPDFVVEVVSLFFEDSERLLNDLTFSLEQKSIDFKKVDAHVHQLKGSSSSIGAQRVKNCCIAFRNFCEEQNIDACLNCLQQVKQEYCHVKNKLETLIRLEQQIVAAGGSIPTMEFSF; encoded by the exons ATGGAGGTGGATCAGATGCAGAGGCAGTACTTGAACTACACAAACTCCTTATTCTCGGAG GGCTTTCTGGATGGTCAATTTCTACAACTTCAGCAGCTACAAGATGAGAACAACCCGGACTTTGTAGTTGAAGTTGTGTCTCTTTTCTTTGAAGATTCTGAGAGGCTTCTCAATGACCTTACCTTTTCTCT AGAACAGAAAAGTATTGACTTCAAAAAAGTTGATGCTCATGTTCACCAGCTAAAGGGTAGCAGCTCAAG CATAGGGGCTCAGAGGGTAAAGAATTGTTGCATTGCTTTCCGCAACTTTTGTGAGGAACAGAACATAGACGc GTGCCTCAATTGTCTGCAACAAGTAAAGCAAGAGTACTGCCATGTCAAGAATAAGCTTGAAACATTGATCAGG CTTGAGCAACAGATAGTGGCTGCTGGTGGGTCAATTCCAACCATGGAATTTAGTTTCTAA
- the LOC137806933 gene encoding nucleoside hydrolase 3-like isoform X2: protein MVIHSGIPVTLVPLDSTNTIPINKEFFDEFEKSQDTYEAQYCFKSLKIARDTWFDNEFYSSYFMWDSFAAGIAVSTMSKPNNHNGENEFAEMEYMNITVITSNKPYGVSDGSNPFFDGPRVPKFNLEKGGVHSGHIQQGLRDPLCFVKNGKGRCQDGYTEEVSGPDSVRVLVATKAKPNKDVRSTLDREYFISFLNVLNHPQNSGRFNFTTQFPYYKEVTYKPNFQNKTLGKAVVFDMDMSAGDFLALFYLLKVPVQVIDLKAIIVSPTGWTNAATIDSIYDLLHMMGRDDIPVGLGDVFAMNESDPIFGGVGECKYIKAIPHGSGGLLDSDTLYGLARDLPRSPRRYTAENSVKFGAPRDTDHPELRQPLAMEVWESVLQNTKPGSKITVLTNGPLTNLAKVLSVKKITSRIQDVYVVGGHISSSVMDKGNIFSVPSNQYAEFNMFLDPLAAKTVFESQVNVTLIPLNTQRRVSSFSDIIGKLRGTSRTPEAVFSERLLSRLLRLKQSHSIYDHMGTFLGEILGAVVVGDSYSGLDPKFEEKLIKVLADGNESSDGKIVVDEKGGKLVRILSSVDAKAYHSLFANKLGNEEQSAKIASFEEQRRRWSHPHK from the exons ATG GTGATTCATTCTGGAATTCCTGTCACTCTTGTTCCTCTGGATTCAACAAACACAATCCCCATCAATAAAGAGTTCTTTGATGAATTTGAAAAGAGCCAAGACACATACGAGGCTCAGTACTGTTTCAAATCCTTGAAAATTGCTCGTGATACTTGGTTTGACAACGAATTCTATTCG AGTTATTTTATGTGGGACTCTTTTGCAGCTGGTATAGCCGTCTCAACCATGAGTAAACCCAATAACCATAATGGAGAAAATGAATTTGCTGAAATGGAGTATATGAACATAACTGTAATCACTTCAAACAAACCTTATGGGGTATCTGATGGCTCTAACCCTTTCTTTGATGGCCCAAGAGTTCCTAAGTTCAATCTAGAAAAAGGTGGGGTTCATAGTGGTCATATTCAGCAAGGACTTAGAGATCCACTTTGCTTTGTGAAAAATGGGAAAGGGAGATGCCAG GATGGTTACACAGAAGAGGTAAGTGGTCCAGACTCAGTGAGGGTACTTGTTGCCACAAAAGCAAAGCCAAACAAGGATGTTAGGAGCACACTTGACAGAGAATATTTCATAAGCTTCTTGAAT GTTCTAAATCATCCACAAAATTCAGGGAGGTTCAACTTCACCACACAGTTTCCTTATTACAAAGAAGTAACTTACAagccaaattttcaaaataaaacacTGGGAAAAGCTGTTGTGTTTGACATGGACATGAGTGCAGGAGATTTTCTAGCTCTATTTTACCTCCTAAAAGTGCCTGTTCAAGTAATCGACCTTAAG GCAATAATCGTGAGCCCTACTGGATGGACTAATGCAGCAACAATAGATTCGATCTATGACTTACTGCACATGATGGGTCGTGACGATATCCCAGTTGGTCTTGGAGATGTTTTTGCAATGAATGAATCAGATCCAATATTTGGAGGTGTTGGGGAATGCAAGTACATAAAAGCCATTCCCCATGGAAGTGGGGGGTTACTGGACTCTGACACTCTTTATGGTCTTGCTCGTGATCTTCCACGCAGTCCACGAAG GTATACAGCAGAGAACTCTGTGAAGTTTGGAGCTCCTCGGGATACGGATCACCCTGAACTCAGACAACCCCTGGCCATGGAAGTTTGGGAGTCTGTATTACAAAATACTAAACCAGGTTCTAAGATTACAGTATTGACTAATGGACCCTTGACTAATCTGGCAAAGGTTCTGTCGGTCAAGAAAATAACCTCAAGAATTCAG GATGTATATGTAGTTGGGGGACACATTAGCAGCAGTGTGATGGACAAGGGAAATATTTTTTCAGTTCCTTCCAACCAATATGCTGAGTTCAACATGTTCCTGGATCCTTTAGCAGCCAAGACAGTGTTTGAATCACAAGTTAACGTCACACTCATTCCACTCAATACCCAGCGCAGAGTAAGTTCGTTTTCAGACATTATAGGCAAGTTGCGTGGGACATCAAGAACACCAGAGGCTGTGTTTTCCGAGCGTCTGCTGTCAAGGCTACTCCGTTTAAAGCAATCTCATAGCATATATGACCATATG ggcACTTTCTTGGGAGAAATTCTAGGCGCAGTTGTCGTGGGTGATAGCTATTCAGGTCTTGATCCAAAATTTGAGGAGAAGCTCATAAAAGTCTTGGCTGATGGCAATGAATCAAGTGATGGAAAAATTGTGGTGGATGAAAAAGGTGGAAAATTAGTCAGAATTTTAAGCAGTGTGGATGCCAAGGCTTACCATAGTTTGTTTGCAAACAAGCTTGGCAATGAGGAGCAGTCAGCTAAGATAGCGAGCTTTGAAGAACAGCGGAGAAGATGGAGTCATCCTCACAAATAA